In Anticarsia gemmatalis isolate Benzon Research Colony breed Stoneville strain chromosome 4, ilAntGemm2 primary, whole genome shotgun sequence, the DNA window AGGTTGTTCTCCTTTTACCAGTAGTCCTAGTTCGTCCATGACGTCATAGTTGACTGACTTGTTCTTTCTGAAGCTGTCGATGCTCAGATGTTCACACAGGCGCTGAACCTGCTCCTCATTGTACGGCTTGTTGAGGAATGATGCCACTTGGCGAATCACTGTCGGTAAGTCCTTAgcaaagaatatttaaatttgtaattgttataataatatttgtaactgCGGCATCGAATTTAACAAATGTTTTAGAAGTTAAATaacacgaaaataaaataatttttaactgttttaagTCCTTTTACACTTTAACAAAGTaggttgattttttttttttaataattggtacctacgattttaataattcacttttattttcttttctatttttagcTTTGAACTTTGATGTAGCTACGTGACTGTGAATTGCCTTGTTTACATTACtgtgtttataaaattgttttgtgaataaaaagtaaaaaaaaacataatataatactaacaaccagacccggaataaatattaaacaattacaTAAGTACGTGTGTAATTGTTCCGCATAAATGTCATAATCTCGTAAGTGCATTTGTCAGTCCCAAAGGCGAATAGTTATGGCCTCAGACTTACCTTAGTCATATCTTCGTAAAAGAAGAACAGCATATTAGGATGGTGTCTCATTTCCCATGCTTCTTTTATGTTATCGAAGTACGGTGTCCAGTAAACTgaaatatacattaatttaattaaaatgttgacACTTTTGAGCGGATTTTCCAACTCCACATGTTGGACTGTAATCTGAAAACCATAGTTTAAAACGGCTCCTGGGCCAGAACTACGCTATTTCCCATAGCAAACAGaactaattttctaaaaataaccttatttattatactttaagaTCTTTTTaagattacttatttatattattacgtctTATAATAAAAGTTCTCACTTGAACTACTGACGAATAAATTCCAAAAAGTCTTGAAGTCACCATCGTAACCGAGAAGCCTGTGTAATCTGTTCATGTGATAAAACGAGACGGCAACATCGCGAGGGTCTCTGGCTACATACACGACTTTAGCCGTGACCAGAAAAGATGGCGGCAGGAGTGACAGCGGCAGGTGAGAGTATACGAAGCGAGGAGACTCTGCCTCTTCCAATCTTTTAGTCCCGGGGTATGTGATAACGTCTAAAAGTTTGACCTTGCTTTGATCTTGAGTCTCGGCCATTATATTTTCCTTCATTGACGGGTGTACCAGCGTGGGAAACCTATGagattaacaaatatatatttgttactttgtaaCCTGTTTATAATCGTATGTGTGTAGGCTACTTATTAAtttgtaggtaagtaatttaagaATCGTAATTTTGTAAGAAGATCAAGAGAtattattgtttctattttagctgtccataaatatatttgaagtcTCAATCCTCACATAGCATTTCTTGAAcgattaaggaaaatatttttaaaacaacataggtaggtacaatttatttaacatttttacaacgaataaaaaatattgcctcaagtagttataaaatattaacaagaaTGAACGGTAACGATTATATTTGGATTAATCAGAGCAGAGAAATTTATCTACGTTAAAGTACATACACAGACGTATAagctaagtatataatatactagcacAGCGATTATTTACAGTATCTTTACTTGGTTTATTCACCATTCACCAATATCGGTTAACAATACAAACTTACTCCAAAAACATAAATCTGGCGACGAGCGGTATTGACTCCGACTTGGCAAAGTTCCAATCGTTGGCCACTATCCAAACGAGCTCGCGGGTCCAAGTTGAGCCTACGAAATGGACATagccattataatattacacctcctattatttaaaaagaactaAATACTTACTAGCATCAATAGTGGTAAAAGCATTTCAATGCGAGAGGTTGATTGAGGATATAAAACTTACACATCTATGACTTCTTGAAGTTCTGAGTGTTATAGACATAATTGTTACTTAAACTGTAGTCGATGGAAAATATCTTGAGAAATCCTTTAAAAACTGTTGTCATAAGTATTCAAAACCAACCAGCCTTATGTGGTGCTGACCTCATACTCGTAGTATAAATTCTTCTTCACTCAATTCATTTTCGATCCCAATTTTTAGGTATCAACGATGAGTCCCACTAGCTACTTTTATTGTAAATCCAGTGGAACTGTATCAAGTTCCAATTTCTTAGTAGGCGTTGGGTACCCAAGCATTATCCCACCCAGTATAGTATTACAAACTTATACGTTTAGGAATGCggattaataaacaaacaaatgaatatccaagaatgtaaaatattctagaaactttaacaagttccGTTTGCGTGATGAGGGAGTCGATGCGTGTAAAAGGGTGTTTTTCCTCATCGAAGAAAATTGTACCCACTACTCGAGTAAAGAAATTGTGATCGTTGTTCAACGTTTTTATCTGATTGTACCGCGTTCGTTAGTAACACAGCTAATTGTGTATAACATTCTGTTATAATTTATCGGCAATATAGATAGTTCGTTTAGCAACTggataataatgtaaattatagtTTCTGTATTTAATCGACCACTGTACCATaaatcaatgtttttattatcctcatataaaaaaaaaagatcctCATGAAGCGcccatagtcagttgcgctcaccggtcggtaaacgatctgtgggttaagcaaccaatggcgcggtcattccatagatgggtgaccgcatagtggtatttgaactgggcgtctccgtgcttcggagggcacgttaaaagtcggtcccggttgttgtctactaagataacagtcgttaagccacgtcaaaggcctctcgggcggcttaaacaactttgacactaggttgaccactaaccatacgacaaacaaacaaacaattatccTCATAGCTCATCTCTTGAAATGCTGTACTGCTTAATGCCAGTCAACTACAGTTGCCTACTGGCATAGTTACACTTACACACGAATTCGGTCTTATTCGTTTCGGATTCGAGATAAAGTAATTTCAAACCCATAGTTAGTTGCATGCTAAAACATATGAAATGTAAATGATCTGAATAAGACAATCATTTCTTGcttggttatattattattatttaaataatataagtttaattgCAGAAACACCCAAAAATCATGcaaagtaggtatataatttttattgaagaaaGATGCTTTAAAACAAGCCCGATTCCAGCGCGATTACATTCGAATTCGTATCGGAAGGAATTCAGCAGGAGTCTTGAGCTTAATACAAGCCACCATTACATTTGAACAATATAGAACAGTAAAAGTCCAAACCTGATCTTGGATAACTGTTGACGAAGATATCTGTAGGCCTTATCTTCATGTTGTAGATGTTAGCAGCTTCTTTCTTGTAGGTCTCAGGGAAGAAGTAGCCTTTAGGCCCCACGCGAATATAATTCGTGTGTCCATCTGAAATTATAGAAACTTGTATTAAAACTTTCTGATTTTAGTCTATAGAAGTAGGCcgccgtggtgcagtggttaactTAACGTTGACTCGCCACTATCAGTACATTTGGACGTCGTgggatcgattcccacacggaacaaaataatatttgtcgcgggtctggttgtactcttTTACGAAAACTACTCGACGGTCTTCAATTTGGTTCACTGATTATAGCCTGAATATGCTATGAACTTGTACCCTACAAGTTTTATTACCCCGGGAAATCGTTTCAGATAAACAAAGctgcgggcagaagctagttatttaataagtgaCACggttatattaaagaaaattcgTCAGTTGTTTAACATTTTGCTCACGTAGATTTAGTAGGtgcaagtatttatttttactagaaaaAGAGAAAAGACATTTCTAAACTGACTCAATCTGTGAGGGAAATAAAAGCTTAATATATCCAATttcctatttaattttctacccataaataaatatcaagaaATTTAATGTTTACACTTTCTATCATTTAATCAAGAAACCAATATTTATGTAGCGcattcaattaaattatttacgtaGGTACGTATTGTGGAAGTAATAGATATCTTCTATATTTACATCGCAAAAGAAAGTGAGTGATGATCATCAGGTGTCAAAGAACTGTTGCAAAAGTGATAGTAAAAACTTTTCTCCTACTTTTAACTCAGATATAGTTATAGTAATTTGTGGTAAAGAATAAAAGGACACATAAAGACAGTAGCTTATAATTGTATCGACAAAATAGGTAGagctatctatatttattatgcaGTTCCTTACAATAAtaaaggccagtttcacagcttataaATAATCATCAGACAACGTAGAGGCCAGATAAAGTGAcggcaaatgtatgaaaacatttgtcaaaatttcatATCTTATGCTATCtaatacttttcaaaaataGAGGTTTAAAACGGCCCTTTAACGGGCAAACAGCCGAAAAAGTGAACAAAAGGTTTCAAAACAATTTCTTAATACTATGCAAAAAGCAGCTGCTTAGTAGTTACTTAGCTTcacaaaaaaagtattattttaagaagCAGACTCGCTGGCATATGGATAGTAATGAACGAATGTCGACGAACGATGAACAAGTGATCGTACAGCTAATTAAGTCATAGGAATGCAGGCTAAGGACAATTTGATGTAAGAAGAGCGCCCGCCGACGTAATCGGCAGCTGATCTCTGATGTAATTGGTACAAGCATCGCTACTTATTTGAGAAAATACGTTATTTggagtaagtaggtaggtataagaGGTCttctacatatttttgaaaatattgaatgattttGAAACAATAAGAATATAAGTAGTAAGTACCTCATTCGTGGTGAAAAGCAAGAAATTGAACAGCTAATTGAGAAAATATTACGTAGAGTTCTGTAACCTGAATCATAGTTAAATCTGAAAGCTCGACCAACAAACTCATAATTTGATTGTTCAAGTTTCAATTTCTACCTTTCCTCCTTTACTTTCACAAAAGAAAGCTCTACATTATTAAAACTAGTGTCCGATttgtcaaaaaatgttttggacAATCATAACTGTGAATATCTGACTCTAATTCAGGTCATAAACAATTGCAATTTGTCTTTGACAAAAACATATTCAACTAAAATTACTTGCGgaattcattgaaataaaaaagtaattatttacgaGCCACTTGTCAGTTCTAATAGCTTTTGCAGCACTTGACAGTTAATTGCGAGCTTAATATCTCTATTTtcccgaaaaaaaaatattatagtaatttatgatattagttgTGAACTGGGCTaacttactattttatttcttactcaGAATCTGCCTTTCTCTAGACAAGTATAATCGTATAATGGAATTAGTTTACAATCTAAAATATGCCTTATAAATTGACCATTATTGAGAATGtctaaacattttaattgaaagtaaaTCTGATGTTCTTCCATTTCAATTTCATACTTCGCTATAAGTTCTCGATCAAGTAAGGACTCTACAGCCATTTAATTGAGGCTTTAACTTTGTGAGATAAAagtctttaaatataataaggttTAATAGGTATTCAGTGGAATAACGTAGAAATGAAAACTATAGTGAAACGGACCTGACCTATAACCAATAGACAATCATTAAAACCTTTAGTACTAAATTAGTACtctattactaaattattatttatctattactcTATTAGTAAATACTCTATTACTAAAATGGTGTTCAATTTTAACTTccaaaactttattttgataCACATTACGTAGCCAGGGTtaattttacgttattttatatttactccCTTGAGTAGATCTTGTGAAATATTGATAACAACATACCTACTATActcacttttaaaatattttctgagttCCACCGTCAATTCGGGGTCAACATTACGTATTTCAAATGGAAAATTATTTGATTccattgcaataaatattttacgatacaGTGCAGTTTCACCGTTGAACTAAAACATCGCAACGTTACTATCAGCGAAGCGCAATGCACTCTCTCTGCTTACCTTCTTGTTTGTTTACAGTCCTTAAGATAACACAATACATCCATCTATACCTCTTATTATAAACGCGAACGTCTGTTTTGCTGTCTGTTTACACTTGCACggctgacccccggtttctgaggtacttttagcggtagtttatttattcaatatcgtttaaaataaattaaatttaacccataattgtcccactgctgggcaagcgtcttctcccgtaatgagggaggggttaggccttgagtccaccacgttagccaagtgcgggttgaggtatcgtttaaactcatataaaaaaaacgctatcgaataaaTGAACTGCCGCTAAATatgcctcagaaaccaggcatgaatcgattaattaaaaatttggtggagttataaatttaatcccGGGGCGCGGTCATGGATCATGATTGTGGATAGAGCCGGGGACAAATTATAGTCCATATTAAACCATAATACTATTAGATAAAGATGGCAAGCGAGTTTGCTTGTTTATTGTTTCACGTAAAAATAATAGAACCGATTCAGATAAAATTTCACTGAGTGTCCGGATATCTAATGCGGGAGAAACCACGACCATAAGCTAGTCTTAGATCAGATTAGGCACTTGTCGTATTACTAAGAACTTGTTTACTTAGATTACATCATACACAATATTGATGAAACGCAGCTAGTAATCAGACAATGACATTATTATCCGGTGTTATCAGTCAACCCATGTGTTGCATTTATGAAATCATTACTATACGAGCGTAGCCAATTAACTTGAAATGGATACTTTAGGAGAGGTTTACCTCTTGTCATACCGGATACACATATAGCAATGAAATAGCAAATTAATACactttaattactaattaaaaataggtCACGGCAAGTAATTCGCCGATTAACCATTtaagtgtattagaaatatgtaaattataactCACGTCACTATCTTTAGGAAATCTAAATCATTATTTAGTTTACGACTTCCTCCATTTAATGAtggatgaaaataaaacaaaatcgaacgtacaaaatgtttacttaacaagttacaaataaattagttaattacaTGGCGaacttattagaaaataaattactaacattGAAACGAGATCGACAACTATGAAGGAACTACTTCAGGTGTGGGCTGAGACTGTACTTTGTTAT includes these proteins:
- the LOC142972534 gene encoding luciferin sulfotransferase-like; protein product: MKIRPTDIFVNSYPRSGSTWTRELVWIVANDWNFAKSESIPLVARFMFLEFPTLVHPSMKENIMAETQDQSKVKLLDVITYPGTKRLEEAESPRFVYSHLPLSLLPPSFLVTAKVVYVARDPRDVAVSFYHMNRLHRLLGYDGDFKTFWNLFVSSSIYWTPYFDNIKEAWEMRHHPNMLFFFYEDMTKDLPTVIRQVASFLNKPYNEEQVQRLCEHLSIDSFRKNKSVNYDVMDELGLLVKGEQPYIRKGKVGGWRDYFDEEMTQQAEQWIADNLRDSDLRFPQMQ